From Pulveribacter suum, a single genomic window includes:
- the mutS gene encoding DNA mismatch repair protein MutS, producing MGAPRLTDTLDTSDFSEHTPMMAQYLAIKAGFPDTLLLYRMGDFYELFYADAERAAQLLDITLTQRGQSAGQPVVMAGVPFHALEQYLARLIRLGESVAIAEQVGEVGASKGPVARKVVRVVTPGTLTDSELLPDKSEALLLALHQAPRGRCGLAWLSVTQGVVQLAECAQDELAAWLARVGASELIHASGITPRFAAQLAALRQAGQLACPAAARPDWQFDAALGERKLLEHLGAASLQAWNAEGLHHAHAAAAALLHYAEHTQGRALPHLHGVRVQQADELIHLPAATRRNLELVKTLRGEDGPTLFSLLDTCMTGMGSRLLKTWLLEPRRDRREARQRLAATTALRGAGSGDGPWQALRGQLRGVCDVERITARAALHQVRPRELVALAATLQKSQLLAQAGQAPEPFLAQIFEQLQPPAECLALLHSAIAPEPPALLQAGGVIAPGFDAELDELRGIRDHCDDFLLQLESRERERTGIANLRVQFNKVHGFYIEVTASHVDKVPPEWRRRQTLKNAERFITPELKSFEDKALSAQERALSREKWLYEQVLQRLQPHVPQLTRLAQALATLDALCTLAERSLTLGWCAPQFVDQPCIDIEAGRHPVVQARLAEASRGAFIPNHTRLHANTRMQIITGPNMGGKSTYMRQVALIVLLASMGSHVPASSCRLGPIDAIHTRIGAADDLANAQSTFMLEMTEAAQILHGATAQSLVLMDEIGRGTSTFDGLALASGIATHLHDKTRAFTLFATHYFELTELATRHAHAVNVHVGATEAGADIVFLHEIQPGPASRSYGVQVARLAGVPAAVLHHARHVLATLEERAGRHDLQVDLFAPPPAAEAPASSAAQQLLAQIEPDTLSPREALDALYQLKKLASAAPA from the coding sequence ATGGGAGCGCCCCGGTTGACTGACACCCTGGACACCTCGGACTTCTCCGAGCACACGCCGATGATGGCCCAGTACCTGGCCATCAAGGCCGGGTTTCCCGACACCCTGCTGCTGTACCGCATGGGCGACTTCTACGAGCTGTTCTACGCCGACGCCGAGCGCGCCGCGCAGCTGCTGGACATCACGCTCACGCAGCGCGGGCAGTCGGCCGGGCAGCCGGTGGTCATGGCCGGCGTGCCCTTCCACGCGCTGGAGCAGTACCTGGCGCGCCTGATCCGGCTGGGCGAGTCGGTGGCGATTGCCGAGCAGGTGGGCGAGGTCGGCGCATCAAAAGGCCCGGTGGCGCGCAAGGTGGTGCGCGTGGTCACGCCCGGCACGCTGACGGACAGCGAACTGCTGCCCGACAAGAGCGAGGCCTTGCTGCTGGCCCTGCACCAGGCCCCGCGCGGGCGCTGCGGCCTGGCCTGGCTGAGCGTGACGCAGGGCGTGGTGCAGCTGGCCGAATGCGCGCAGGACGAGCTTGCCGCCTGGCTGGCGCGCGTGGGCGCCAGCGAACTGATCCACGCCAGCGGCATCACCCCGCGCTTTGCCGCCCAGCTGGCCGCGCTGCGCCAAGCCGGCCAGCTGGCCTGCCCGGCGGCGGCGCGCCCCGACTGGCAGTTCGACGCCGCCCTGGGCGAGCGCAAGTTGCTGGAACACCTGGGCGCCGCCAGCCTGCAGGCCTGGAACGCCGAGGGCCTGCACCACGCCCACGCTGCCGCCGCCGCGCTCTTGCACTACGCCGAACACACACAGGGCCGCGCCCTGCCCCACCTGCACGGCGTGCGCGTGCAGCAGGCGGACGAGCTGATCCACCTGCCGGCGGCCACGCGGCGCAACCTGGAGCTGGTCAAGACCTTGCGCGGCGAGGATGGGCCCACGCTGTTCTCGCTGCTGGACACCTGCATGACCGGCATGGGCAGCCGGCTGCTCAAGACCTGGCTGCTGGAGCCCCGGCGCGACCGCCGCGAGGCGCGCCAGCGCCTGGCTGCCACCACCGCCCTGCGCGGCGCGGGCAGCGGCGACGGCCCCTGGCAGGCGCTGCGCGGGCAGCTGCGCGGCGTGTGCGACGTGGAGCGCATCACCGCCCGCGCGGCGCTGCACCAGGTGCGCCCGCGCGAGCTGGTGGCGCTGGCTGCCACGCTACAAAAATCGCAGCTGCTGGCGCAAGCGGGGCAAGCGCCAGAGCCGTTTTTGGCTCAGATTTTCGAGCAGTTGCAGCCGCCCGCCGAATGCCTGGCGCTGCTGCACTCCGCCATCGCCCCCGAGCCGCCGGCGCTGCTGCAAGCCGGCGGCGTGATCGCCCCGGGTTTTGACGCCGAGCTGGACGAGCTGCGCGGCATCCGCGACCACTGCGACGACTTTCTGCTGCAGCTGGAGTCGCGCGAGCGCGAGCGCACCGGCATCGCCAACCTGCGCGTGCAGTTCAACAAGGTGCACGGCTTCTACATCGAGGTCACAGCCAGCCACGTGGACAAGGTGCCGCCCGAGTGGCGCCGCCGCCAGACGCTGAAGAACGCCGAGCGCTTCATCACGCCCGAACTCAAAAGCTTCGAGGACAAGGCCCTTTCGGCCCAGGAGCGCGCCCTGTCGCGTGAAAAATGGCTGTACGAGCAGGTGCTGCAGCGGCTGCAGCCGCACGTGCCCCAGCTCACCCGGCTGGCCCAGGCCCTGGCCACGCTGGACGCGCTGTGCACGCTGGCCGAGCGCTCGCTCACCCTGGGCTGGTGCGCACCGCAGTTCGTGGACCAGCCGTGCATCGACATCGAGGCCGGCCGCCACCCGGTGGTGCAGGCGCGCCTGGCCGAGGCCTCGCGCGGCGCCTTCATCCCCAACCACACCCGGCTGCATGCCAATACGCGCATGCAGATCATCACCGGCCCCAACATGGGCGGCAAATCGACCTACATGCGCCAGGTGGCGCTGATCGTGCTGCTGGCCAGCATGGGCAGCCACGTGCCCGCCAGCAGCTGCCGGCTGGGGCCGATTGACGCCATCCACACCCGCATCGGCGCCGCCGACGACCTGGCCAACGCCCAGTCCACCTTCATGCTGGAGATGACCGAGGCGGCGCAGATCCTGCACGGCGCCACCGCCCAATCGCTGGTGCTGATGGACGAGATCGGCCGCGGCACCAGCACCTTCGACGGCCTGGCCCTGGCCAGCGGCATCGCCACCCACTTGCACGACAAGACGCGCGCCTTCACGCTGTTCGCCACGCACTACTTCGAGCTGACCGAGCTGGCCACGCGCCACGCGCACGCCGTCAACGTGCACGTGGGCGCGACAGAGGCCGGCGCCGACATCGTCTTCCTGCACGAGATCCAGCCCGGCCCGGCCAGCCGCAGCTACGGCGTGCAGGTGGCCCGCCTGGCTGGCGTGCCCGCCGCCGTGCTGCACCACGCGCGCCACGTGCTGGCCACGCTGGAAGAGCGCGCCGGCCGCCACGACCTGCAGGTGGACCTGTTCGCACCGCCCCCCGCCGCCGAGGCGCCCGCGTCCAGCGCCGCGCAGCAGCTGCTGGCGCAGATCGAGCCCGACACCTTGAGCCCGCGCGAGGCGCTGGACGCGCTGTACCAGCTGAAAAAGCTCGCCAGCGCCGCCCCGGCCTGA
- a CDS encoding glycosyltransferase family 39 protein encodes MPDTSPAPGAPALPWRALLAAGVLYLLAWTLLPPLLISSFPLDVVESLSWGREWQWGYYKHPPLAPWLLHLCYRAFGAAGPFLLSQLCIAATLWLVWLAGCRLMQRERALLGTVLTLGVAFYGHPALEFNHNIAQMPLWAGLGWALLAALQDGRPRYWLALGALAGLGLLTKYSVAILLACLGLYLVLGPARRALARPGPWLALGLALLLLAPHLYWLWQSGWLPMAYASQRAEAPGGSARLGALSFLGTQVLNHLPLALVLLGAWLGARRQLPAAGAWRLHTRWPGYLLTVALAPGLLVTLLGLVTGLRIRDLWGMPMWAFSGLLVAALLPPAWLAPLRPRLLKGLAVWLVLITSLAMAYLAFGAQVRQRPARTDWPQQALVQQANAAWARVSHCPLRTVAGDYWLAGLAAVPSPSQPSVLITGDARYSPWATAGGLHQQGALWLRAEGEPDTPPAPLDQLQPGPGLQLHEGTWQLPWPRRDAAAPLVVHWRAYVPAACAVAP; translated from the coding sequence ATGCCCGACACCTCCCCGGCGCCCGGCGCGCCTGCCCTGCCCTGGCGCGCCCTGCTGGCCGCCGGCGTGCTGTATCTGCTGGCCTGGACGCTGCTGCCGCCCCTGCTGATCTCCAGCTTTCCGCTGGACGTGGTGGAGAGCCTGTCCTGGGGCCGCGAATGGCAGTGGGGTTACTACAAGCACCCGCCGCTGGCACCCTGGCTGCTGCACCTGTGCTACCGCGCCTTCGGCGCCGCCGGGCCCTTTTTGCTCAGCCAGCTGTGCATCGCCGCCACGCTGTGGCTGGTCTGGCTGGCGGGCTGCCGACTGATGCAGCGCGAGCGCGCCCTGCTGGGCACCGTGCTGACGCTGGGCGTGGCCTTCTACGGCCACCCGGCGCTGGAGTTCAACCACAACATCGCGCAGATGCCGCTGTGGGCCGGTCTGGGCTGGGCGCTGCTGGCCGCGCTGCAGGACGGGCGGCCGCGCTACTGGCTGGCGCTGGGCGCGCTGGCAGGCCTGGGCCTGCTGACCAAGTACTCGGTCGCCATCCTGCTGGCCTGCCTGGGGCTGTACCTGGTGCTGGGCCCGGCGCGGCGCGCCCTGGCGCGGCCCGGGCCGTGGCTGGCGCTGGGCCTGGCGCTGCTGCTGCTGGCACCGCACCTGTACTGGCTGTGGCAGTCCGGCTGGCTGCCCATGGCCTACGCCAGCCAGCGCGCCGAGGCGCCGGGCGGCAGCGCCCGGCTGGGCGCCCTGTCCTTCCTGGGCACGCAGGTGCTGAACCACCTGCCGCTGGCGCTGGTGCTGCTGGGCGCCTGGCTGGGCGCGCGGCGCCAGCTACCGGCCGCCGGCGCCTGGCGGCTGCACACCCGCTGGCCCGGCTACCTGCTGACCGTGGCCCTGGCGCCGGGCTTGCTGGTCACGCTGCTGGGGCTGGTGACCGGCCTGCGCATCCGCGACCTGTGGGGCATGCCCATGTGGGCCTTCAGCGGCCTGCTGGTGGCCGCGCTGCTGCCGCCGGCCTGGCTGGCGCCGCTGCGCCCGCGCCTGCTCAAGGGCCTGGCGGTGTGGCTGGTGCTCATCACCAGCCTGGCCATGGCCTACCTGGCCTTCGGCGCGCAGGTGCGCCAGCGCCCGGCGCGCACCGACTGGCCCCAGCAGGCGCTGGTGCAACAGGCCAATGCGGCCTGGGCGCGGGTCTCGCACTGCCCGCTGCGCACCGTGGCGGGCGACTACTGGCTTGCCGGGCTGGCGGCCGTGCCCTCGCCGAGCCAGCCTTCGGTGCTGATCACGGGCGATGCGCGCTACTCGCCCTGGGCCACGGCAGGCGGCCTGCACCAGCAGGGCGCGCTCTGGCTGCGTGCCGAAGGCGAACCCGACACGCCCCCAGCCCCGCTGGACCAGCTGCAGCCTGGCCCCGGCCTGCAGCTGCACGAAGGGACCTGGCAATTGCCCTGGCCGCGCCGCGACGCGGCGGCGCCGCTGGTGGTGCACTGGCGCGCCTACGTGCCGGCCGCGTGCGCTGTTGCGCCCTAA
- a CDS encoding ChbG/HpnK family deacetylase: protein MSAAPALASRSLVLCADDYGLHPFVDEAVCQLARAGRLSATSGMTTAPRWREAAAALRELRPALSVGLHFNLTEGHGGAHAAHGLGKVLRAAYLRQLPAQALRQAWARQLDDFERALGTPPDFIDGHQHVHQLPGVRRALLQELQARYGSGAALPWVRSTVPAGGLWRSPKAAVIALLGGWSATRLLRRAGVAMNQGFGGVYGFDAPDTDAYRAHMRQWLAQAAGGGALLMCHPATRPVPQDAIGQQRPVEFAYLSSEAFTQDLRERGLHVHQGVLSF from the coding sequence ATGAGCGCCGCTCCCGCCTTGGCCAGCCGTTCACTGGTGCTGTGCGCCGACGACTACGGCCTGCACCCCTTCGTGGACGAGGCCGTGTGCCAGCTGGCCCGCGCCGGGCGCCTGTCGGCCACCAGCGGCATGACCACGGCGCCGCGCTGGCGCGAGGCCGCCGCGGCGCTGCGCGAACTGCGCCCGGCGCTTTCGGTGGGTCTGCACTTCAACCTGACCGAGGGGCACGGCGGCGCCCACGCCGCGCACGGCCTGGGCAAAGTGCTGCGCGCCGCCTACCTGCGCCAGCTGCCGGCGCAGGCCCTGCGCCAGGCCTGGGCCCGGCAGCTGGACGACTTCGAGCGTGCCCTGGGCACGCCGCCGGACTTCATCGACGGCCACCAGCATGTGCACCAGCTGCCCGGCGTGCGCCGCGCGCTGCTGCAGGAGCTGCAGGCACGCTACGGATCGGGGGCGGCGCTGCCCTGGGTGCGCTCCACCGTGCCCGCGGGCGGGCTGTGGCGCTCGCCCAAGGCGGCCGTCATCGCCCTGCTGGGCGGCTGGAGCGCCACGCGGCTGCTGCGCCGCGCGGGCGTGGCCATGAACCAAGGCTTTGGTGGCGTCTATGGCTTCGACGCGCCCGACACTGACGCCTACCGTGCCCACATGCGCCAGTGGCTGGCGCAGGCGGCAGGCGGCGGCGCGCTGCTGATGTGCCACCCGGCCACCCGGCCGGTGCCGCAGGATGCCATCGGGCAGCAGCGGCCGGTGGAGTTCGCCTACCTGTCGTCAGAGGCCTTCACGCAGGACCTGCGCGAGCGCGGCCTGCACGTGCATCAGGGCGTGCTCTCCTTTTAG
- a CDS encoding GtrA family protein, giving the protein MSAVDRWLQALRRWPQVLRFACVGAAAAATHLLAVAAWVGWGGLAPLVANVLAFLVAFAVSYGGHALLTFAPAQGRHGWAAAGRYFLVASLSFTANELLYAAALRWLPWHYLASLLLVLLVVAVGTFALAKFWAFRAPATA; this is encoded by the coding sequence ATGAGCGCGGTTGACCGCTGGCTGCAGGCACTGCGCCGCTGGCCCCAGGTGCTGCGCTTTGCCTGCGTCGGCGCCGCCGCGGCCGCCACCCATCTGCTGGCCGTGGCCGCCTGGGTGGGCTGGGGTGGGCTGGCGCCGCTGGTGGCCAACGTGCTGGCCTTCCTGGTCGCCTTTGCCGTCAGCTACGGCGGCCATGCGCTGCTGACCTTCGCCCCGGCGCAGGGGCGGCACGGCTGGGCGGCGGCGGGGCGCTATTTTCTGGTGGCCAGCCTGTCGTTCACGGCCAACGAGCTGCTGTACGCCGCCGCGCTGCGCTGGCTGCCCTGGCACTACCTGGCCAGCCTGCTGCTGGTGTTGCTGGTGGTGGCGGTGGGCACCTTCGCCCTGGCCAAGTTCTGGGCGTTCCGCGCGCCGGCCACCGCATGA
- a CDS encoding glycosyltransferase family 2 protein, with amino-acid sequence MSHMHADYAPAAPPAPLPRPGLTLSCVVPAYNEEANLAAFVQALAQAAGALTPHFEILIVNDGSRDGTHEVAMGLLADLPVRYLALSRNFGKESALSAGIDHARGNAVLLIDADFQHPLEMLPAMHELWLLGYDMVYGVIADRTAESGAKRLGTSLFYRLLNSGNRVKVPPHAGDFRWMDRRVADALKALPEHHRFMKGLYAWVGFKTAALPFVPQDRAGGASSFNLRRLGSLALLGLTSFTTMPLRVWSVVGSLVAAGALAYGAWITLETLLFGADLDGWPTLAAGIMLFSGVQLMSIGVLGEYIGRIYDEVKRRPSYLVARDDDHSPLQGAPHERG; translated from the coding sequence ATGAGCCACATGCACGCCGACTACGCCCCCGCCGCGCCGCCTGCCCCCCTGCCGCGGCCCGGCCTGACGCTCAGCTGCGTGGTGCCCGCCTACAACGAGGAGGCCAACCTTGCCGCCTTCGTGCAGGCGCTGGCGCAGGCGGCCGGTGCGCTCACGCCGCACTTCGAGATCCTGATCGTCAACGACGGCAGCCGCGACGGCACGCACGAGGTGGCCATGGGCCTGCTGGCCGACCTGCCGGTGCGCTACCTGGCGCTGTCGCGCAACTTCGGCAAGGAGTCCGCCCTGTCGGCCGGCATCGACCACGCCCGCGGCAACGCGGTGCTGCTGATCGACGCCGACTTCCAGCACCCCCTGGAGATGCTGCCCGCCATGCACGAGCTGTGGCTGCTGGGCTACGACATGGTCTATGGCGTGATCGCCGACCGCACCGCCGAGAGCGGCGCCAAGCGCCTGGGCACCAGTCTGTTTTATCGCCTGCTCAACAGCGGCAACCGAGTCAAGGTGCCGCCGCACGCGGGGGACTTTCGCTGGATGGACCGGCGCGTGGCTGATGCCCTGAAGGCCCTGCCCGAGCACCACCGCTTCATGAAGGGGCTGTACGCCTGGGTGGGCTTCAAGACGGCGGCGCTGCCCTTCGTGCCGCAGGACCGCGCCGGCGGGGCGTCCAGCTTCAACCTGCGCCGCCTGGGCTCGCTGGCGCTGCTGGGGCTGACGTCGTTCACCACCATGCCGCTGCGCGTGTGGAGCGTGGTCGGCAGCCTGGTGGCTGCCGGCGCGCTGGCCTATGGCGCCTGGATCACGCTGGAGACGCTCCTGTTCGGTGCCGACCTGGACGGCTGGCCCACGCTGGCGGCCGGCATCATGCTGTTTTCCGGCGTGCAGCTGATGTCCATCGGTGTGCTGGGCGAGTACATCGGGCGCATCTACGACGAGGTCAAGCGCCGCCCCAGCTACCTGGTGGCGCGCGACGACGACCACAGCCCGCTGCAGGGCGCACCGCATGAGCGCGGTTGA
- a CDS encoding alpha/beta fold hydrolase produces MATIVFAHANSFPASTYRVLFEHLRQRGFHVSALERFGHDERYPVTNNWPHLVQQLADFAAAEQQRTGEQAFLVGHSLGGFLSVMAAARHPELARGVLLIDSPLLGGWRASAVGVAKRAQVVGAVSPGRVSRARRNAWASTDEALEHFQRKKVFARWEPQVLHDYVAHGLQDAGGKRVLAFDREVETKIYDTLPHNLAALLRRHPLRCPAAFIGGRDSVEMRQVGMALTERITHGRIMMLDGSHLFPMEQPQATAAAIEASLLNLATLAQRKKAPAQKLGSDSN; encoded by the coding sequence ATGGCCACCATCGTCTTCGCCCACGCCAACAGCTTTCCCGCCAGCACCTACCGCGTCCTGTTCGAGCACCTGCGCCAGCGCGGGTTTCACGTCAGCGCGCTGGAGCGTTTCGGCCACGACGAGCGCTACCCCGTCACCAACAACTGGCCGCACCTGGTGCAGCAGCTGGCCGACTTCGCCGCGGCCGAGCAGCAGCGCACGGGCGAGCAGGCTTTTCTGGTCGGCCATTCGCTGGGGGGATTTTTGAGCGTGATGGCCGCCGCCCGCCACCCGGAGCTGGCGCGCGGCGTGCTGCTGATCGACTCGCCCCTGCTGGGCGGCTGGCGTGCCAGCGCCGTGGGCGTGGCCAAGCGCGCCCAGGTGGTGGGCGCCGTCTCGCCCGGGCGCGTGAGCCGCGCGCGGCGCAACGCCTGGGCCAGCACCGACGAGGCGCTGGAGCACTTTCAGCGCAAGAAGGTGTTCGCCCGCTGGGAGCCGCAGGTGCTGCACGACTACGTGGCCCACGGCCTGCAGGACGCCGGCGGCAAGCGCGTGCTGGCCTTCGACCGCGAGGTGGAGACGAAGATCTATGACACCCTGCCGCACAACCTGGCCGCCCTGCTGCGGCGCCACCCACTGCGCTGCCCGGCCGCCTTCATCGGCGGGCGCGACTCGGTGGAGATGCGCCAGGTGGGCATGGCGCTGACCGAGCGCATCACCCACGGCCGCATCATGATGCTGGACGGCAGCCACCTGTTCCCCATGGAGCAGCCCCAGGCCACGGCAGCAGCCATCGAGGCGTCGCTGCTGAACCTGGCCACCCTGGCCCAGCGCAAGAAGGCACCAGCCCAGAAATTGGGGTCAGATTCCAATTAA
- a CDS encoding undecaprenyl-diphosphate phosphatase: protein MDTVLLLKAAIMGVVEGLTEFLPISSTGHLILAGSLLGFDDAKAKVFDIAIQTGAIFAVILVYWQRIRETLVALPSQRQAQRFTLNVLIGFLPAVVLGLLLGKAIKEHLFTPVVVASTFILGGFVILWAERRQQAAVRIHSVDDMGPWDALKVGLVQCLAMVPGTSRSGATIIGGMLLGLSRKAATDYSFFLAIPTLIGAGAYSLYKERALLSAADVPLFAVGLVFSFISAWVCVRWLLRYISSHSFVPFAWYRIAFGLVVLATAWSGLVTWAD from the coding sequence GTGGATACCGTTTTGCTGCTCAAGGCCGCCATCATGGGCGTGGTGGAGGGACTGACCGAGTTCCTGCCGATTTCCTCCACCGGCCACCTGATCCTGGCCGGCTCGCTGCTGGGCTTTGACGACGCCAAGGCCAAGGTCTTCGACATCGCCATCCAGACCGGCGCCATCTTTGCCGTCATCCTGGTCTATTGGCAGCGCATCCGCGAAACGCTGGTGGCGCTGCCCAGCCAGCGCCAGGCGCAGCGCTTCACGCTGAACGTGCTGATCGGCTTTCTGCCGGCCGTGGTGCTGGGCCTGCTGCTGGGCAAGGCCATCAAGGAGCACCTGTTCACGCCCGTGGTCGTGGCCAGCACCTTCATCCTGGGCGGCTTCGTCATCCTGTGGGCCGAGCGGCGCCAGCAGGCGGCCGTGCGCATCCACAGCGTGGATGACATGGGACCGTGGGACGCGCTCAAAGTCGGCCTGGTGCAGTGTCTGGCCATGGTGCCGGGCACCAGCCGCAGCGGCGCGACCATCATCGGCGGCATGCTGCTGGGCCTGTCGCGCAAGGCGGCGACGGACTATTCGTTTTTCCTCGCCATTCCCACGCTGATCGGCGCGGGCGCGTACAGCCTGTACAAGGAGCGCGCGCTGCTGTCGGCCGCCGACGTGCCGCTGTTTGCCGTGGGGCTGGTGTTCTCGTTCATCAGCGCCTGGGTCTGCGTGCGCTGGCTGCTGCGCTACATCAGCAGCCACAGCTTCGTGCCGTTCGCCTGGTACCGCATCGCCTTTGGGCTGGTGGTGCTGGCCACCGCCTGGTCCGGGCTGGTGACCTGGGCTGACTGA
- a CDS encoding FMN-binding glutamate synthase family protein — protein sequence MKLHSFFVNSVRYSTLALCALAALACALWLAAFGFGWTPLVLLVATGLLTLVGLRDLRQTRHAILRNYPILGHMRFWLEFIRPEIRQYFIEGDVEEGEPFTRAQRSVVYQRSKGEADVRPFGTKLDVGAKGYEWINHSMQTTKIGSHDFRIWIGGRPGEPLEGVEPCTQPYNASVFNISAMSFGALSANAILALNQGAKMDGFAHDTGEGGISRYHREHGGDLIWEIGSGYFGCRNDDGSFNAERFAKQAREPQVKMIEIKISQGAKPGHGGMLPGAKVTGEIAAARGIPIGQDCVSPSSHSAFSSPVELMHFIAQLRRLSGGKPVGFKLCIGHIWEWFAIVKAMLETDITPDYIVVDGAEGGTGAAPIEFADHMGAPVQEGLHLVNNTLIGVNLRHRIKIGAAGKVINSFDLARMFALGADWCNSGRGFMMALGCIQAQVCHTGRCPTGIATQDALRERALVVPDKATRVAQYHANTLHALKELLQAAGLMHPDQLTPHHIVRRIDSSRIRLLSAVMPTMRFGGILDDLDSQHSVYKLYWPLADAHSFSPRLPTPEELQASPGIRPTIAGRPASAVQIAQELNRSRAPRPQPVSALVPDQARRFNPATTGPSQVPPSWTGSGADQRPPGDPLAAAEDGVHDTAGRERSE from the coding sequence ATGAAGCTTCACTCCTTTTTCGTCAACAGCGTGCGCTACAGCACGCTGGCGCTGTGCGCGCTGGCCGCGCTGGCCTGCGCGCTGTGGCTGGCGGCCTTCGGCTTTGGCTGGACGCCCCTGGTGCTGCTGGTCGCCACTGGCCTGCTCACGCTGGTGGGCCTGCGCGACTTGCGCCAGACGCGCCACGCCATCCTGCGCAACTACCCGATCCTGGGGCACATGCGCTTTTGGCTGGAGTTCATCCGCCCGGAGATCCGCCAGTACTTCATCGAAGGCGACGTGGAGGAGGGCGAGCCCTTCACCCGCGCGCAGCGCTCGGTGGTGTACCAGCGCTCCAAGGGCGAGGCCGACGTGCGGCCGTTCGGCACCAAGCTGGACGTGGGCGCCAAGGGCTATGAGTGGATCAACCACTCCATGCAGACCACCAAGATCGGCTCGCACGACTTCCGCATCTGGATCGGCGGGCGGCCTGGCGAGCCCCTGGAGGGCGTCGAGCCCTGCACCCAGCCCTACAACGCCAGCGTGTTCAACATCTCGGCCATGAGCTTCGGCGCGCTGTCGGCCAACGCCATCCTGGCGCTGAACCAGGGCGCCAAGATGGACGGCTTTGCCCACGACACGGGCGAGGGCGGCATCAGCCGCTACCACCGCGAGCACGGCGGCGACCTGATCTGGGAGATCGGCTCGGGCTACTTTGGCTGCCGCAACGACGACGGCAGCTTCAACGCCGAGCGCTTTGCCAAACAGGCGCGCGAGCCCCAGGTCAAGATGATCGAGATCAAGATCAGCCAGGGCGCCAAGCCGGGCCACGGCGGCATGCTGCCGGGCGCCAAGGTCACGGGCGAGATCGCCGCGGCGCGCGGCATCCCCATCGGGCAAGACTGCGTCTCGCCGTCGTCGCACAGCGCGTTTTCCTCGCCGGTGGAGCTGATGCACTTCATCGCCCAGCTGCGCCGGCTCTCGGGCGGCAAGCCGGTGGGCTTCAAGCTGTGCATCGGCCACATCTGGGAATGGTTCGCCATCGTCAAGGCCATGCTGGAGACCGACATCACGCCCGACTACATCGTGGTGGACGGCGCCGAGGGCGGCACGGGCGCGGCGCCCATCGAGTTTGCCGACCACATGGGCGCGCCGGTGCAGGAGGGCCTGCACCTGGTCAACAACACGCTGATCGGCGTGAACCTGCGCCACCGCATCAAGATCGGCGCGGCCGGCAAGGTCATCAACTCGTTCGACCTGGCGCGCATGTTTGCCTTGGGCGCGGACTGGTGCAACAGCGGGCGCGGCTTCATGATGGCGCTGGGCTGCATCCAGGCGCAGGTCTGCCACACGGGCCGCTGCCCCACCGGCATCGCCACGCAGGACGCGCTGCGCGAGCGCGCGCTGGTGGTGCCCGACAAGGCCACGCGCGTGGCGCAGTACCACGCCAACACGCTGCACGCCCTGAAGGAGCTGCTACAGGCCGCCGGCCTGATGCATCCCGACCAGCTCACCCCGCACCACATCGTGCGGCGCATCGACAGCTCGCGCATCCGGCTGCTGTCGGCCGTCATGCCGACCATGCGTTTCGGCGGCATCCTGGATGACCTGGACAGCCAGCACAGCGTGTACAAGCTGTACTGGCCGCTGGCGGACGCGCACAGCTTCTCGCCGCGCCTGCCCACGCCCGAGGAGCTGCAGGCCAGCCCGGGCATCCGCCCGACGATTGCCGGCCGGCCGGCCTCCGCCGTGCAGATCGCCCAGGAGCTCAACCGCAGCCGCGCGCCGCGGCCCCAGCCCGTCAGCGCCCTGGTGCCCGACCAGGCCCGGCGCTTCAACCCGGCGACTACCGGCCCCTCGCAGGTGCCGCCGAGCTGGACGGGCTCAGGCGCCGACCAGCGCCCGCCGGGCGACCCGCTGGCCGCAGCCGAGGACGGGGTGCACGACACCGCCGGGCGCGAGCGCAGCGAGTAG